The proteins below are encoded in one region of Gemmatimonadota bacterium:
- a CDS encoding SGNH/GDSL hydrolase family protein yields the protein MNNPAFEPIEDVPGLPRVLIIGDSISIGYTVPVRELLKGKANLHRPLTNCGPTKRGIEEIENWLGDGSWDVIHFNWGLHDIVYMTESGERVDPPQGQHHVPADQYEQNLDTLVKRLAQTGAKLIWCATTPVPEGTSIRKPGDEIEYNAIAQKVMAAHGIPTHDLYTYAMERLDDIQLPANVHFSKEGSAVLAESVARHILDILD from the coding sequence GTGAATAACCCAGCATTCGAACCCATTGAAGATGTCCCCGGCCTTCCCCGCGTACTGATCATTGGGGACTCCATCTCCATTGGCTATACCGTCCCCGTACGCGAATTACTCAAAGGCAAAGCCAATCTCCACCGCCCGCTCACCAACTGCGGACCGACAAAGCGCGGCATCGAAGAAATCGAAAACTGGCTCGGTGACGGTTCCTGGGATGTCATCCACTTCAACTGGGGCTTACACGACATCGTCTATATGACAGAAAGCGGAGAACGCGTCGATCCACCGCAGGGCCAACACCATGTACCTGCCGACCAATACGAACAAAACCTCGACACCCTGGTCAAACGCCTCGCACAAACCGGAGCCAAACTCATCTGGTGCGCCACCACACCGGTTCCCGAAGGCACGTCCATCCGCAAACCCGGCGACGAAATTGAATACAACGCCATCGCGCAAAAAGTCATGGCTGCACACGGCATTCCCACACATGACCTCTATACCTATGCTATGGAACGCCTTGACGATATACAACTCCCCGCCAACGTGCATTTTTCAAAAGAAGGCTCTGCCGTGCTGGCCGAATCTGTTGCGCGACATATATTGGATATATTGGATTGA
- a CDS encoding M14 family metallocarboxypeptidase, giving the protein MPDYTTFENCLKNIAHPDIAHRIIGHVHGYAFHCLTIGKPAPSKPNILLSAGVHGDEPAGVEAILQFFERDIVDIIQRFHIIVLPCVNPSGYVNNQRENIQGEDINRAFKNEVPESILVKQQIAGYRFDVFLDMHEDYDATGTYFYEGKSDSAWLAPAIAQQAKKIGPLDADTGETDIPLAEGVLQVDPAWGESGFTSYVYIHHADHVMITETSSNWPMDRRAKVHLLALDMILDHYSPSPKRRTT; this is encoded by the coding sequence ATGCCAGACTACACCACTTTTGAAAACTGCTTAAAAAATATCGCGCACCCCGACATTGCCCATCGCATCATTGGCCATGTTCACGGTTATGCTTTTCATTGCCTCACAATTGGCAAACCCGCGCCATCAAAACCGAATATTCTCCTCTCGGCAGGTGTACACGGCGATGAACCCGCGGGCGTCGAAGCCATCCTTCAATTTTTCGAACGCGATATCGTAGATATAATCCAGCGCTTTCACATCATCGTTCTACCCTGTGTCAACCCTTCTGGATACGTCAACAACCAGCGAGAAAATATCCAGGGTGAAGACATCAATCGCGCTTTCAAAAACGAAGTTCCCGAATCCATCCTTGTCAAACAGCAGATTGCGGGATATCGTTTTGACGTCTTTCTCGACATGCACGAAGATTACGACGCAACAGGTACTTATTTTTACGAAGGCAAAAGCGATAGCGCGTGGTTGGCCCCAGCCATCGCACAACAGGCAAAAAAAATTGGCCCCCTGGATGCGGATACCGGTGAAACCGATATCCCACTCGCAGAGGGCGTCTTGCAAGTCGATCCCGCCTGGGGTGAAAGCGGTTTTACCTCTTATGTCTATATCCATCATGCCGACCACGTCATGATCACTGAAACATCATCCAACTGGCCTATGGATAGGCGAGCTAAAGTACACCTGCTCGCCCTTGACATGATCCTCGATCACTATTCGCCGTCACCCAAAAGGAGAACCACGTGA
- a CDS encoding Gfo/Idh/MocA family oxidoreductase, producing MSYRIGIVGAGGISRAHGRAAAQSDRAEIVAVCDVLPEAVERYRGEFDVRKGYTDLDLMLDNENLDIAIICTWGCFHASLSNRIAISQKVRAILCEKPITQTAAECREMVACAKANNILLAEAFKFRHHPVHLKAKEILDSGKIGPLSNIRSTFCTGVSDDRRKPELNWRFNKEKGGGAVYDLGCYNTHHARFIANADPIRVYATGEFGREVDETIIAIYEFPNHVTAQLTFSFKMASSQYFEISGTHGMLRTERAWNNENQPTTLEVRTRDGVETHEFEPVFQFLNQLHHLCDCLDTGQAHRIPPENSIGNMKTMDAIYESIKTQQPVDIS from the coding sequence ATGTCTTATCGCATTGGAATTGTCGGTGCTGGCGGTATCTCGCGCGCTCATGGTCGGGCTGCTGCACAATCTGACCGCGCAGAAATCGTCGCAGTCTGCGATGTCTTGCCCGAAGCAGTTGAGAGATATCGCGGCGAATTTGACGTCCGAAAAGGTTATACCGATCTCGACCTGATGCTCGACAATGAAAACCTCGACATCGCCATCATCTGCACATGGGGCTGCTTTCACGCCAGCCTGAGCAATCGCATTGCAATATCTCAAAAAGTTCGTGCCATCCTCTGTGAAAAACCCATCACACAAACCGCTGCAGAATGCCGAGAAATGGTCGCCTGCGCCAAAGCCAATAATATCCTCCTCGCCGAAGCCTTTAAATTTCGCCATCACCCCGTACATCTAAAAGCCAAAGAAATTCTCGACAGTGGAAAAATCGGACCTCTGAGCAATATTCGCAGCACCTTTTGCACGGGCGTTTCAGACGACCGCCGAAAACCCGAACTCAACTGGCGTTTCAACAAAGAAAAAGGCGGAGGCGCAGTCTATGACCTGGGGTGTTACAACACCCATCACGCCCGCTTCATAGCCAACGCCGACCCCATCCGCGTCTATGCCACGGGAGAATTTGGTCGAGAAGTGGATGAAACAATTATCGCCATCTACGAATTTCCCAACCACGTCACCGCACAACTCACATTCAGCTTCAAAATGGCCTCCTCACAATATTTTGAAATCTCAGGCACCCATGGCATGTTGCGAACAGAACGCGCCTGGAACAACGAAAACCAGCCCACGACCCTTGAGGTCCGCACCCGCGATGGCGTTGAAACCCATGAATTTGAACCCGTCTTTCAATTCCTGAACCAGCTCCATCATCTATGCGATTGCCTCGATACCGGGCAAGCCCACCGCATCCCGCCCGAAAACAGCATTGGCAACATGAAAACCATGGACGCCATCTACGAGTCCATAAAAACACAACAACCCGTTGACATTTCCTGA